In the Clostridium sporogenes genome, one interval contains:
- a CDS encoding sensor histidine kinase, whose protein sequence is MNFIDFLKDRISYIIIYFISISLVILIMHLTLFIKVIDFPITNILYAYCVSIVILIIFLIYEYSKVRVFYKQLYRALNSEDIIEDIINVGEVRTREQKFFTRLLKKIHKTYEGKIYKYEDIQKHYSNFINQWVHQMKTPVSVINLILEEEDTAEFKEVFDSIGEENEKISQGLNIMLYNARINEFNHDFNVEGIDILLILRQVINDNKKLLIRNKIFPQITGETAIVQTDKKWIYFVINQIVINAIKYTVATERDKKTINFKIEEDTAKITVSIQDNGIGIPKEDLGRVFNAFFTGKNGRKTSESTGMGMYLAKRICNELGNELYVESEEGEGTIFYIIFYKGKNIFKL, encoded by the coding sequence ATGAATTTTATAGACTTTTTAAAAGATAGAATATCTTATATAATAATATATTTTATAAGTATATCTTTAGTTATTTTGATAATGCATTTGACTTTATTTATAAAAGTAATAGATTTTCCTATAACGAATATATTATATGCCTATTGTGTTTCTATAGTCATACTTATCATATTTTTGATATATGAATATTCAAAAGTAAGGGTGTTTTACAAGCAGCTTTATAGAGCTTTAAATTCTGAAGATATTATAGAGGATATTATAAATGTAGGTGAAGTTAGAACTAGAGAACAAAAATTTTTTACAAGATTATTAAAAAAAATACATAAAACCTATGAAGGAAAAATTTATAAATATGAAGATATTCAAAAGCATTATTCAAATTTTATAAATCAGTGGGTACATCAAATGAAGACCCCTGTTTCTGTAATTAACCTAATATTAGAAGAAGAAGATACAGCCGAGTTTAAAGAGGTTTTTGATAGTATTGGTGAAGAAAATGAAAAAATATCGCAGGGGCTTAATATAATGCTTTATAATGCAAGAATAAATGAATTTAATCATGATTTTAATGTGGAAGGTATAGATATACTATTAATTTTAAGACAAGTAATAAATGATAATAAAAAGCTACTTATTAGAAATAAAATATTTCCACAAATAACAGGTGAAACTGCAATTGTTCAAACAGATAAAAAGTGGATATATTTTGTTATAAATCAAATTGTTATTAATGCAATAAAGTATACAGTTGCAACAGAAAGAGATAAAAAGACTATAAATTTTAAAATAGAAGAAGATACTGCAAAAATAACTGTAAGTATTCAAGATAACGGTATTGGTATACCAAAAGAAGATTTAGGCAGAGTATTTAATGCTTTTTTTACAGGTAAAAATGGTAGAAAAACCTCTGAGTCTACAGGTATGGGAATGTATTTAGCAAAGCGTATTTGTAATGAGCTTGGAAATGAATTATATGTTGAATCAGAAGAAGGGGAAGGAACAATATTTTATATAATTTTTTATAAGGGCAAAAACATATTTAAATTGTAA
- a CDS encoding response regulator transcription factor codes for MYSIMIIEDDKKMAKLIENHLERYGYKTFLIKDFSKVKDEVLECKPDLVLMDINLPFFDGFYWCSDIRNYSKVPIIFISARDSDMDQVMAIDNGGDDFITKPFSYYVLLAKIKGVLRRVYGSYAKNNADFLKIGDLILYINKSLLEFKGRKIELSKNEFSLLLYLLKNINKIVSRDTLLEILWSDTDFIDDNTLSVNVTRLRKRLEEVGINNAIETRRGQGYMLINNWQSE; via the coding sequence TTGTACAGTATTATGATTATAGAAGATGACAAGAAAATGGCTAAACTTATAGAAAATCACTTAGAACGATATGGATATAAAACATTTTTAATTAAAGATTTTTCAAAAGTAAAAGACGAAGTCTTAGAGTGCAAGCCAGATCTTGTTTTAATGGATATAAATCTTCCTTTTTTTGATGGATTTTATTGGTGTAGTGATATAAGAAATTATTCAAAAGTGCCTATAATATTTATATCAGCGAGAGATTCAGATATGGATCAAGTTATGGCAATAGATAATGGTGGAGATGATTTTATAACAAAGCCATTTTCTTATTATGTATTGTTAGCAAAGATAAAAGGCGTATTAAGAAGAGTATATGGTAGTTATGCCAAAAATAATGCGGATTTTTTGAAGATTGGGGATTTAATATTATATATAAACAAAAGTTTATTAGAATTTAAAGGTAGAAAAATAGAACTTAGTAAAAATGAATTTTCTCTTTTATTATATCTTCTTAAAAATATAAATAAAATTGTTTCAAGGGATACTTTGCTAGAGATTCTTTGGAGCGATACAGATTTTATTGATGACAATACTCTTTCTGTTAATGTTACAAGACTTAGAAAAAGGTTAGAAGAAGTAGGAATTAACAATGCTATAGAAACAAGACGAGGGCAAGGATATATGCTTATTAATAATTGGCAAAGTGAATAG
- a CDS encoding 3'-5' exoribonuclease, with protein MNFVAIDFETANEKRNSPCSIGIVVVKGSKIIKKVYYLIKPKEMRFMPINIGIHGIRPHMVKDELEFDKVWKKIKYYFQDSLVIAHNASFDMSVLRNTLKLYNIKMPSFQYICTMKLSKNFYSDIENARLNTVNKFLGYKFQHHDALADAMACGNILLNISKELGSNDINEISKLVGVTLGRVNGNGYKPSSTKGRILKRSSRQAPRKNKNILESFNLKAFKDEVVVFTGGLSSMTRFEATILVRKLNGTVGSSVTKKTTYLITNTKDIVNLNMDEMSNKLKRAVVLKKNGQNIKFLDEETFLEKCKEK; from the coding sequence ATGAATTTTGTAGCTATAGATTTTGAAACTGCCAATGAAAAAAGAAACAGTCCATGTTCTATAGGAATTGTAGTTGTAAAAGGTAGTAAGATTATAAAAAAGGTATATTATTTAATAAAACCTAAAGAAATGAGATTTATGCCAATAAATATTGGAATTCATGGTATAAGGCCACATATGGTTAAGGATGAATTAGAGTTTGATAAAGTTTGGAAAAAGATTAAGTATTATTTTCAAGATAGTTTAGTAATAGCTCATAATGCCTCCTTTGATATGTCTGTATTAAGAAATACATTAAAACTTTATAATATAAAAATGCCAAGTTTTCAATATATATGTACAATGAAGCTTTCCAAAAATTTTTATAGTGATATTGAAAATGCAAGATTAAATACAGTAAATAAATTTTTAGGATATAAGTTTCAACACCATGATGCTTTAGCAGACGCAATGGCATGTGGTAATATTTTGCTAAATATATCTAAGGAATTAGGTTCAAATGATATTAATGAAATATCAAAATTAGTTGGAGTAACTTTAGGACGTGTAAATGGAAATGGATACAAACCATCATCAACTAAAGGTAGAATTTTAAAAAGATCTAGCAGACAAGCTCCTAGGAAAAATAAAAATATACTAGAAAGTTTCAATCTTAAAGCATTTAAAGATGAAGTAGTTGTATTTACAGGCGGACTATCATCTATGACAAGATTCGAAGCAACAATATTAGTTAGAAAACTTAATGGAACAGTAGGAAGCTCTGTAACTAAAAAGACAACATACTTAATTACAAATACAAAAGATATAGTGAATTTAAATATGGATGAAATGAGTAATAAGCTCAAAAGAGCAGTAGTTTTAAAGAAAAATGGGCAAAATATAAAATTTTTAGATGAAGAAACATTCTTAGAAAAATGTAAAGAAAAGTAA
- a CDS encoding amino acid permease — translation MSTTKEKDSNSHNLKRSLQARHLNMIAMGGAIGTGIFLALGATIKQAGPGGALVAYACIGVMVYFLMTSLGEMATFMPVSGSFETYASKFVDPAFGFALGWNYWYNWAITVAAEMVAGALIMKFWFPNVPAIIWSVLFLVLIVSLNLLSAKAYGESEYWFAGIKVVTVLVFLLIGIATILGILGGHTIGLQNFTIKDAPFVGGVKSIFMVFLIAGFSFQGTELVGIAAGESENPEKTIPKAINTIFWRIIIFYLGTIFVVSAIIPYTEAGVNTSPFTLVFERAGIAAAASLMNAVILTSVISCGNSGMYASSRMLYAMAKEGKAPNWLGKLNSRGVPVNALALTTLVASACFLTGLYAETTVYVWLVAASGLAGFIAWAGIALCHYRFRKAYVAQGNDINKLVYKAKLFPFGPIIALILCIVVILGQGISYFEAAKIDWSGIIASYIGLPIFFGLWFSYKKKHKTNIINLKDVNFNIEDEPSEKEVV, via the coding sequence ATGAGTACTACAAAAGAAAAAGATTCTAATTCACATAATCTTAAAAGAAGTTTACAAGCAAGACATCTTAATATGATTGCTATGGGTGGAGCTATAGGAACAGGAATATTCCTAGCACTTGGTGCCACAATAAAACAAGCAGGACCTGGAGGTGCACTAGTTGCTTATGCTTGTATAGGCGTTATGGTTTATTTTTTAATGACAAGTTTAGGCGAAATGGCCACATTTATGCCTGTATCAGGTTCTTTTGAAACTTATGCTTCAAAATTTGTTGATCCTGCATTTGGTTTCGCACTTGGATGGAACTACTGGTATAATTGGGCTATTACAGTTGCTGCTGAAATGGTTGCTGGTGCATTAATTATGAAATTTTGGTTTCCTAATGTTCCTGCTATTATTTGGAGTGTTTTATTTCTTGTATTAATAGTTAGCCTTAATTTACTATCTGCAAAAGCTTATGGAGAGTCAGAATATTGGTTTGCAGGTATTAAAGTAGTTACTGTTCTTGTATTTTTATTAATAGGTATTGCTACTATTTTAGGAATATTAGGTGGACATACGATAGGTCTTCAAAATTTTACTATTAAAGATGCACCTTTTGTTGGAGGAGTAAAATCTATTTTTATGGTATTTTTAATTGCAGGTTTTTCTTTTCAAGGCACAGAGCTTGTTGGTATAGCTGCTGGTGAAAGTGAAAATCCTGAGAAAACTATTCCTAAAGCAATAAATACAATATTTTGGAGAATTATAATTTTTTATTTAGGAACAATATTTGTTGTAAGTGCAATAATACCTTATACAGAAGCTGGCGTTAATACAAGTCCATTTACATTAGTATTTGAAAGAGCTGGTATTGCAGCTGCTGCATCACTAATGAATGCAGTTATTTTAACTTCAGTAATATCTTGTGGAAATTCAGGTATGTATGCTTCAAGTAGAATGCTTTATGCAATGGCTAAGGAAGGAAAAGCACCTAATTGGCTTGGTAAACTTAATTCGAGAGGAGTTCCAGTAAATGCATTAGCATTAACTACCTTAGTAGCATCAGCTTGCTTTTTAACTGGTCTTTATGCAGAAACTACTGTTTATGTATGGCTAGTTGCAGCTTCAGGACTTGCAGGATTTATTGCTTGGGCTGGTATAGCATTATGTCATTATCGTTTTCGTAAAGCATATGTTGCTCAAGGAAATGATATAAACAAACTTGTTTATAAAGCAAAATTATTTCCATTTGGTCCAATAATAGCATTAATATTGTGTATAGTTGTTATTTTAGGACAAGGTATCAGTTATTTTGAAGCTGCCAAAATTGATTGGAGTGGAATAATAGCATCTTATATAGGATTGCCAATTTTCTTTGGTTTATGGTTTAGCTATAAAAAGAAACATAAAACAAATATTATTAACCTAAAGGATGTAAATTTTAACATAGAAGATGAGCCTTCTGAAAAAGAAGTTGTTTAA
- a CDS encoding flagellin, translated as MIINHNVNAMIAYRNIMINGALAGKAMERLASGMRINRVADDPAGLAISEKMRAQIRGLEMASRNAQDGISMIQVAEGGVNEIQSMLQRMRELAVQAANGTNSPEDIKNIQDEINELTKGIDDIAKGTEFNTIKVLNANAVDKGEVNLQIGANEGQSFGVKFQNMSSVALGIKGDKDNYGVDISTPEKASAAIKVFDDAINKTSSFRSSLGASSNMLEHRINYLENTIVNLTEAESRIRDADMAKEMMNYTKYSILQQVAQAMFSKMIKQQDSTIELLKSLNN; from the coding sequence ATGATAATTAATCATAATGTGAATGCTATGATTGCATATAGAAATATTATGATAAATGGTGCTTTGGCTGGAAAAGCTATGGAAAGGCTTGCTTCAGGTATGAGAATCAATAGGGTGGCTGATGATCCAGCAGGACTTGCAATATCAGAAAAGATGAGAGCACAGATAAGAGGTTTAGAAATGGCATCAAGGAATGCTCAAGATGGTATTTCTATGATACAGGTTGCAGAAGGCGGAGTTAATGAAATTCAATCTATGCTTCAAAGAATGAGAGAATTGGCAGTACAAGCAGCTAATGGTACAAATTCTCCAGAAGATATAAAGAATATTCAAGATGAAATTAATGAGTTGACAAAAGGAATTGATGATATTGCAAAGGGGACAGAATTTAACACCATCAAGGTTTTAAATGCTAATGCAGTAGATAAGGGAGAAGTAAATCTTCAAATTGGTGCTAATGAAGGTCAATCTTTTGGAGTGAAATTTCAAAATATGAGTTCTGTAGCTTTAGGTATAAAAGGAGATAAGGATAATTATGGGGTGGATATTTCTACTCCAGAAAAAGCGTCTGCAGCTATAAAAGTCTTTGATGATGCCATAAATAAAACTTCATCTTTTAGGTCAAGTCTAGGAGCATCATCCAATATGTTAGAACATAGGATTAATTATTTAGAAAATACAATAGTTAATTTGACAGAAGCAGAATCAAGAATTAGAGATGCCGACATGGCAAAGGAAATGATGAATTATACTAAATATAGTATTCTCCAACAGGTAGCTCAAGCAATGTTTTCGAAAATGATAAAACAACAGGATAGTACTATTGAATTGCTGAAGTCTTTGAATAATTAA
- a CDS encoding DUF4317 domain-containing protein, with the protein MKKKDILELKKRLKKDYCTFTKICGCYVNGEKNIVLNFRESFLNLDEDEYFKYLEIAKKVLSGTIGNNILELNFPLNENLENEKQLSLVKLKKSQLKDDALLQDFYNSIIDSYDYTGNFLILVFHDTYDVITKTTDNSKIDESEEIYEYILCAICPVSLSDPGLRYFEEENKIKARIRDWVVNTPTLGFVFPAFINRTSDVNSVMYYTKNAKDPHPELMEETLGCFVKQTATIQKETFQTIIKDSIDTDEKKAEKTFMEIQENLNTMIDEYKEIYNDKDDDPVTLTQKDIQNLLMESGVPEQATTKIEKSYVESFGKDFPLAENLIDAKALKANAQIQKEEQLKKQVKVLQTKLEQVQQNSSVDTNNNLPEEVTNESILEENHDSNLEDNDNNVASKYDVILQVKPEKIPQIKSQIIDGQKCIVIPINNDEQTTVNGLDDLI; encoded by the coding sequence ATGAAGAAAAAAGATATACTTGAATTAAAAAAACGTTTGAAAAAGGATTATTGCACTTTCACTAAAATATGTGGCTGTTATGTTAATGGTGAGAAAAATATTGTTTTAAATTTTAGAGAATCCTTTTTAAATTTAGATGAAGATGAATACTTTAAATACTTAGAAATTGCTAAAAAAGTTTTATCTGGAACTATTGGTAATAATATTTTGGAACTTAACTTTCCACTTAATGAAAATCTTGAAAATGAAAAACAGCTTTCTCTTGTTAAGCTTAAAAAAAGCCAATTAAAGGATGATGCTTTACTTCAAGATTTTTATAATTCTATTATAGATAGTTATGATTATACTGGTAATTTTTTAATACTAGTTTTTCACGATACTTATGATGTAATTACTAAAACTACTGATAATTCTAAAATAGATGAATCTGAAGAAATATATGAGTATATTCTATGTGCAATATGTCCTGTTTCACTTTCAGATCCTGGTCTTAGATATTTTGAAGAAGAAAATAAAATAAAGGCACGCATTAGAGATTGGGTAGTTAATACTCCGACTCTTGGATTTGTGTTCCCTGCTTTTATTAATCGTACTTCAGATGTTAACTCTGTTATGTACTACACTAAAAATGCAAAAGACCCTCATCCTGAATTAATGGAAGAAACATTAGGTTGCTTTGTAAAACAAACTGCAACTATTCAAAAAGAAACTTTCCAAACAATTATTAAAGATTCTATTGATACTGATGAAAAAAAAGCTGAGAAAACTTTTATGGAAATACAAGAAAACCTAAATACTATGATAGATGAATATAAGGAAATATATAATGATAAAGATGATGATCCTGTAACTTTAACACAAAAGGATATACAAAATCTTTTAATGGAAAGCGGAGTTCCAGAACAAGCTACTACTAAAATCGAAAAATCTTATGTAGAGAGCTTTGGTAAAGACTTTCCTTTAGCAGAAAATTTAATTGATGCAAAAGCACTTAAAGCAAATGCTCAAATACAAAAAGAAGAACAGCTAAAAAAACAAGTAAAAGTGCTTCAAACTAAACTTGAGCAGGTCCAACAAAATTCTTCTGTAGATACTAATAATAACTTACCTGAAGAAGTTACTAATGAATCTATTTTAGAAGAAAATCATGATTCGAATTTAGAAGATAATGATAATAATGTTGCTTCCAAATATGATGTTATACTTCAAGTAAAACCTGAAAAAATACCTCAAATAAAATCTCAAATAATTGATGGTCAAAAGTGTATAGTTATTCCTATTAATAATGATGAACAAACTACAGTTAATGGCTTAGATGATTTGATTTAA
- a CDS encoding helix-turn-helix domain-containing protein, whose protein sequence is MNLAEKLQLLRNNNRLSQEELAEKLGISRQAISKWESGQSTPDLKKLIVIAELYNVTIDSLVKDSDEFHILQSNGTNNREEQKVDDKKTQLVININRGYSMEYEYKSKKTLFGLSLVHINIGRGFKKAKGIISIGNISYGMISLGFISFGILSCGLMSIGLITLAILSIGLLLAVGVMSAGIFSIGAISIGIFSLGAVSIGKYAFGAVAIASDIAIGDYAKANIAIGNKVKGINTLSLDTSVVDIKNLIKQEYPNLSKWIMDIINFFIKYITIRTR, encoded by the coding sequence GTGAATTTAGCTGAAAAATTACAATTATTAAGAAATAATAATAGACTATCTCAAGAAGAATTAGCAGAGAAATTAGGAATATCAAGACAAGCAATTTCAAAATGGGAGTCGGGGCAATCAACACCAGATTTGAAAAAGTTAATAGTAATAGCTGAACTATATAATGTAACAATTGATAGTTTAGTTAAAGATAGTGATGAATTTCATATTTTACAAAGCAATGGAACAAATAATAGAGAAGAACAAAAAGTAGATGATAAAAAAACACAGCTAGTTATTAATATAAATAGGGGTTATTCAATGGAATATGAATATAAAAGTAAGAAAACATTGTTTGGGTTATCACTTGTTCATATTAATATTGGAAGAGGTTTTAAAAAAGCAAAAGGTATAATTTCTATAGGAAATATATCATATGGGATGATATCATTAGGATTTATATCTTTTGGAATTTTGAGCTGTGGTCTTATGTCTATTGGATTAATCACATTGGCTATTTTATCAATAGGATTATTATTAGCAGTAGGAGTTATGTCTGCGGGGATTTTTTCGATTGGAGCAATATCTATAGGAATTTTTTCACTTGGGGCAGTATCAATAGGAAAATATGCATTCGGTGCAGTAGCTATAGCATCAGATATAGCAATAGGAGATTATGCAAAGGCTAATATAGCTATAGGAAATAAGGTGAAAGGGATAAATACACTATCATTAGATACTTCAGTGGTGGATATTAAAAATTTAATAAAACAAGAATATCCTAATTTAAGTAAGTGGATTATGGATATAATCAATTTTTTTATTAAATATATTACAATAAGAACAAGATAA